The DNA segment TTGAAATTTCAGATACTGGGATTGGAATGACAAAGGAAGAAATTTTACGGTTAGGGAAACCGTACTATTCTACGAAGGAAGAAGGAACTGGTCTTGGAATGTTAATGGTATATAGTACCGTTAATAAGCTGAAGGGGAAAATTGAGGTGGAAAGTGAGAAAGGGAGAGGTACTATTTTTCTTATAACGATACCAGTTTAAGCCTTCATCCTATGAATGAAGGCATTTATTTATTAATATGCTATAAAGGAAGTATCTACTTATTTTCTTGTTTCTTTTCCAATTCCATTAGTTTTTGGATTAGAATATGCTGTGGCATATGCATAAGCTGTTCTAGTGGAACGTTTAGCTGCTTAGAAAGTTTAATGGCTGTTTCTGGGGATAATTGTAACGGTTTCATTATAAAGTTCCTCCATTTTTTGAAGTTGGGAAGTGAAAATATGACACAAATTTTTGCGCATCGTGGTTATTCGGCTTCTTTTGCTGAGAATACAATGGGCGCCTTTTATGAAGCAGAAAAGGCTGGAGCAGATGGTATAGAACTCGATGTTCAATTAACAAAAGACGGCGAGATTGTCGTTATTCACGATGAAAAAGTGGATAGAACCACAAGTGGTACTGGATTTGTTAAAGATTTTTTATATAAAGAAATTAGAAATCTAAATGCTAATCATAAGGGTCTTAAAAAAGAACCGATTCCATCCCTAATTGAAGTACTGGAGTGGATGCGGACAAACAAGCTTGTATGTAACATTGAACTAAAGAATGGGTTGATTCCGTATGAAGGAATGGAAGAAAAAGTCGTTCAGCTTGTTCGAAGGTATGGATTAGCTGATCGAATTATTATTTCCTCCTTTAATCACTATAGTATAGTCTATAGTTACAGGATAGCCCCAGAAATTGAAACAGCACCTCTATTTATTGAAGGGATTTATATGCCATGGATTTATTCACAATCGATTAGAGCAAGAGGGATTCACCCTAAACACTCATCGATGTCGGATAATATCATCATGAATACTATGGATAACGGGATTGCTGTGAGACCGTATACGGTCAATAAGGACGTAGATATGCACCGTTTCTTTAATATTAATTGCACGGCTATTATTACTGATGATCCTGTGAAGGCGCTTCGAATAAGGAAACAATATGAAAAGAGACCATAATGGCCTCTTTTTTATTTTTTAAATTTCGGTTGTACTTTATTTCTTTTACGATCTCTATGGAAGATAAAGCCAGCTACAAATCCTAGACCTCCGATAAAGAAAAGTAAGCCCACGATAAATTGTAGGAGTAAAAATGGAAAGGGGGCTTGGAGAATACCAAATGTCATATCACGCATTAATTTAATCCCTAAAGCGGCAAAAATTCCTGGAATGACTAAAATAGCAAGGGCGATAATCCGTTTCATACATAAATCCTTCCAAAGTTTAATTTTAATTAATGTTCTACCTCAACAAAATATTAGTACATAGATAAAATTTGTCAAGGCATGTGTTTGGTAATAAAATAAAACATGAAGAAAATTGCATGGGTTTGTTAGAATTAAATGAAAAAAATTTCTTTTTTCAAAGGGGTATTAATCATGCAAAACGTGATGATTGTTGGCGCTGGAAAAGGCGGTACTGCAATCTTAAAAATTCTGAAAGAATCTGAGGTGCTAAGGGTTGCAGTAGTAATTGACCGTAACGAGGATGCACCGGGCATTTTATTAGCCAAAAAAGAGGGCATTCAAACAGGGACAAGCTGGAAGCCTTTTATAACAGAGAATATAGATATAATTATCGAAGTGACGGGAAATGACGCGGTCTTTCAAGAGTTAAGAGATACAAAGAATAAGAAGACAGTATTGATTCCGGGGAGCGTGGCTTTCCTAGTTTCACAGCTTATGGAAGAAAAAGAAGAATTGGTGCAAAAACACCAAAATGAATCTTATCAACAGGAATTGATTTTCAATGCAACGAACGATGGGATGCTTGTAATTGATAATCATGGAAAAGTCATTTTGTTTAACAAGCGTGCTGAAGAAATAATGGGGGTGAAGAAAGATCAGGCAATTGGCAAGAACGTAGTGGATGTAATCCCTACAACTCGCCTCCCTTTGATTCTTGAGAGTAGGAGAATAGAGGCAAACCAGGAAATGGTGTTAAGTAATGAAAGAAAAATTATTACGACACGTATTCCAATTATTGAAGAAAATGGAACATTAATAGGGGCTTTCGCTGTTTTTAAAGATATAACTGAGGTGGTTAATCTAGCGGAAGAAATCACTGATTTAAAGGAAATTCAAACAATGCTTCAAGCTATTATTCACTCTAGTGACGATGCCATTTCCGTTGTTGATGAAAATGGACGAGGTATCCTGATCAATCCTGCTTACACTCGTATTACCGGACTAACACAAGAGCAAGTAATTGGTAAACCTGCGACTGCAGATATTTCTGAAGGAGAAAGTATGCATATGAAGGTACTTCAAACCAGAAGAGCGGTCCGTGGTACCCCAATGAGAGTTGGCCCAAATAAACGAGAAGTGATTGTAAACGTTGCACCAATTATTGTTAAGGGAAAATTAAAGGGCAGCGTTGGGGTTATCCATGACATGTCTGAAATTAAATCTCTGAATCGGGAATTAAATCGTGCTAGACAGTTGATTCGTAAATTGGAGGCAAAATATACCTTCGAGGATATTATCGGTCATTCAGAAGAAATGATGCTGGCGATTGAGCAAGCGAAGCTTGGAGCGAAAACACCTGCAACAGTCCTCCTTAGAGGAGAGTCAGGGACAGGGAAAGAATTATTCGCCCATGCTATACATAATGCGAGTGATCGAAAATACAACAAGTTTATTCGTGTGAACTGTGCTGCCATTTCTGAAACGTTATTGGAGAGCGAGTTATTTGGTTATGAAGAAGGTGCTTTTTCTGGGGCGGTAAGAGGTGGAAAAAAAGGCTTTTTTGAAGAAGCGAATAATGGAAGTATTTTTCTTGATGAAATTGGTGAGCTTTCTGCCAATACACAAGCAAAGCTGTTAAGGGTACTGCAGGAAAATGAAATTACTCGTGTAGGTGGAACGAAGCCTATTTCTATTAATGTCAGAGTCATTGCGGCCACCAATGTTAATTTAGAAAAAGGTATTGCCAGTGGTTCCTTTAGGGAAGACTTATACTATCGTTTGAATCGAATGCCTATTCATATTCCGCCGTTAAGAAAACGAAAGAAAGAAATTCCTGTTCTCTGTGCGAGGTTAATTTTAAAAATTAATCGTGATTATGGTAGGAATGTTGAAGGAGTTACTCCTGCAGCGTTATTTCAGTTAATGGGATATGATTGGCCAGGGAATGTTCGGGAATTAGAAAATATACTTGGCAGAGCTATTATTTTTATGAAATACAATGAGACATTAATTGATGTACATCATTTACCTGAATTACAAAATAAAAAAGGTACGGTCCACTCCCAAACAAATTCTAAAGAATCTTTCACATTAGGACAATCCTTATCGGATCTATTAGAGGATTATGAGGCGAAGATTATCCAACAAACACTTACCCGATTAAATGGCAATAAAACCGTAACGGCAAAAACGTTAGGTTTATCAGTAAGGAATTTATATTACAAGCTTGATAAATACAATATTGAAAAAAATAGCATGCAATAATTTTCATAGTATGAAAATTATTGCAGAGTGATTTTAAGTAAAATGAAGCGTTTTCATATTTAAAAGTTGGCACGAAACTTGCATATTATTAAAATGGAGTTGCAGGAAAAGGAGAAAGGGTTGATAACAACTTGTTGCTAGACTCATTAATTGAAAAAGCAACCCGGGAAGGCACTAATACGGTTGCAGTTGCTGCCGCAGAGGATGTAGAGGTTATTGAAGCAATTTTAGATGCAGTCAATCGAAACCTCGCTCGTTTTATCCTGTTCGGCGACCAAAATAAAATAAAATCTTTACTAGAAATGAAAAAGTATGATGATCGGGGAAATAACTCGTTAAAAATCGTTCATACAAATTCAACAATGGATTCAGCTGCATTAGCTGTTAAGGCTGTCTTTCAAAAAGAAGCCGATGTTTTGATGAAAGGGAATCTCCCTACTAATTTCATTTTAAAAGCTGTCTTAAATAAGGAATTTGGTTTGAGAACGGGAAATGTGCTATCACATGTTGCTTTTTTTGAGATTCCAGGATATGAGCGGTTTACCATTGTTACCGATGCTGCTATGAATATTGCACCTGATCTCCAACAAAAAGCACAAATTATTAATAACGCTGTTTCTTTAGCAAAATGTATAGGAATTGAAACACCAAAGGTTGCTCCATTAGCTGCTGTAGAAGTGGTAAATCCAGCGATGCAGGCAACAGTTGACGCAGCCTCACTAACCATGATGAATAAGCGTGGTCAAATTCCTGGCTGCATCGTTGATGGCCCTCTTGCCTTAGATAATGCAGTTTCGGTTTCAGCGGCAGAACATAAAGGAATCCAGAGTGAAGTTGCCGGCCACGCTGATATTCTGTTGGTTCCGACAATTGAGGTTGGTAATGTATTATATAAATCATTAATTTATTTTGCTAAAGCGAAGGTGGGGGCTGTTATTGCTGGGGCTAAGGCGCCAATTGTTTTAACATCACGAGCAGACTCAGCAGAAAGTAAGCTTTATTCACTCGCATTAGCGTTATGTTGTGTTGCAAAATAGAGATTCTTAAAATTCGAGGAGGAATACGAACATGGAAATTTTCAAGTATTTAGAGACTTATGATTATGAGCAAGTGGTGTTTTGCCAAGATAAACAATCTGGGTTAAAAGCAATTATTGCCATTCATGATACTACACTTGGACCTGCTTTGGGTGGGACACGCATGTGGACATATGAGTCAGAGGATGCAGCAATTGAAGATGCACTTCGATTAGCAAAAGGGATGACTTATAAAAATGCTGCAGCAGGATTAAATCTTGGTGGAGGAAAAACAGTTATCATTGGTGATCCTCGAAAAGATAAGAACGAAGAAATGTTCCGAGCTTTTGGACGTTACATTCAAGGGCTAAATGGAAGATATATTACTGCTGAAGATGTTGGTACAACTGTTGCTGATATGGATTTAATTCATGAAGAGACAGATTATGTTACAGGTATCTCTCCAGCATTTGGTTCTTCAGGTAACCCATCACCTGTAACTGCTTATGGTGTATATAGAGGAATGAAGGCAGCAGCAAAAGCAGCTTTCGATTCAGATTCTCTTGAAGGAAAAGTAATTGCCGTACAGGGTGTTGGGAATGTCGCTTATAACCTATGCCGCCACTTGCACGAAGAAGGGGCAAAGTTAATTGTAACTGATATTAACAAAGAAGCAGTTCAACGTGCGGTTGAAGAATTTGGAGCTCGTGCAGTTGATCCTAATGAAATTTATAGTGTTGAATGTGATATCTATGCACCATGTGCATTAGGTGCAACAATCAATGACGATACAATTCCACAATTAAAAGCGAAAGTAATTGCTGGAGCTGCAAATAATCAATTAAAAGAAACTCGTCATGGTGATCTTATTCATGAATTGGGCATTATTTATGCACCTGACTATGTAATCAATGCGGGTGGAGTCATTAACGTTGCAGATGAACTTTATGGATATAACCGTGAACGGGCATTAAAGAAAGTTGAGCAGCTTTATACAAGTATTGAAAAGGTAATCGAAATTTCCAAACGCGATGGTATTCCAACTTATCTGGCTGCCGATCGTATGGTTGAAGAGAGAATTGAAAGAATGCGTAATTCAAGAAGCCAGTTCCTTCAGAACGGACATCACATTTTAAGTCGCAGAATCTCAAGATAAACACATTCGTGGAATAAGATTAGGGGCAGAACGCTGAATACGATATTCAGCGTCTTTGCCTTTAGATAGATGTCTAAAATGGAGGTAACAACGTGCTAGATAAAGAATATCGAATTCTCATCATCAACCCAGGCTCAACATCCACTAAGATCGGAGTCTTCGATAACGAAGTTTCAATTTTTGAAAAAACCATTCGTCATGATGCAGAAGAAATTATTTCCTATACTAATATTATTGATCAATATGAATTTAGAAAAAATACGATTTTGGAAACACTGGATAAAGAAGGAATAAATATCTCTAAATTATCCGCCGTTTGCGGTCGTGGTGGATTGCTTCGCCCTATTGAAGGGGGCACCTATGCTGTTAATGATCGAATGCTTGAAGACCTGCGGGCTGGTTTTTCAGGTCAGCATGCATCAAACTTGGGTGGAATTATTGCCTATGAAATTGCATCAGGATTAAATATTCCATCCTTTATTGTAGATCCTGTCGTTGTAGATGAACTCGATCAGATTGCTAGAATTTCCGGCTTCTCATTGATTGAAAGAAAGAGTATTTTTCATGCGTTAAATCAAAAAGCAGTCGCTCGAAGAGTAGCAAAGGATCTTGGGAAAAAGTACACAGATTTGAACTTAATAGTTACCCATATGGGAGGCGGTATCACCGTTGGTATACATAAACAGGGGAGAGTAGTTGATGTGAACAACGGTCTACACGGGGATGGGCCATTTAGTCCTGAACGTGCCGGAACAGTGCCTGCAGGTGATTTAGTTGCCCTTTGTTTCTCAGGAGAACATTATCGTGAAGAGATAATGAAAAAACTTGTTGGGCAGGGTGGCTTAGTAGGTTACCTTGGAACAAACGATGCCATAAAAGTAGAACAGCGAATTGAAGCTGGAGACCAAGAGGCGAAGCTGGTTTATGATGCTATGGCCTATCAAGTGGCAAAAGAGATTGGTGCCGCAAGTGCAGTACTATCAGGAAAAGTAGATGCAATTATTTTAACGGGCGGTCTTGCATATGGAAAAGGCTTTGTGAAATCTATCACCGATCGGATTAATTGGATTGCGGACGTCATTGTCCAACCAGGTGAGAATGAACTCCAAGCGCTTGCAGAAGGAGCCCTTCGAGTCCTTCGCGGAGAAGAAGAAGTGAAAACGTACCCAGAAAATTTTTCAACAGCAAAAATCTAGGGAAAATGGGGAGGAAATACAATTGGCACAAGAATACGATTTAGTCATTCTTGGCGGGGGAACTGGCGGTTATGTTGCTGCCATTCGCGCCTCACAGCTCGGACTAAAAACAGCTATAGTAGAAAAAGGAAAGCTTGGTGGGACTTGTCTGCATCAAGGGTGTATCCCAAGTAAGGCACTACTTCGTAGCGCAGAAGTCTTTGCTACAGCCAAACATAGCGAAAACTTTGGAGTAGTTACTGGCGATGTGTCTGTTGATTTTGGAAGAGTACAGGAAAGAAAAAATAAAATTATTGACCAGCTTCATAAAGGTGTTCAACATCTTATGAAACAAGGCAAGGTTGATGTTTTTCATGGAATAGGCCGCATCTTAGGTCCATCTATTTTTTCACCAATGCCTGGAACGATTTCGGTTGAGATGAACAATGGTGACGACAATGAAATGTTACTTCCTAAAAACGTGATTGTAGCAACTGGTTCAAGACCTAGAACACTTCCAGGACTTGAAATTGATGGAGAATATGTAATGTCTTCAGATGAAGCGCTACAGCTTGAAGCACTTCCAAGTTCAATTGTTATTGTCGGCGGTGGTGTCATCGGAATTGAATGGGCATCTATGCTTTCTGATTTCGGAGTAGAAGTGACGGTTATTGAGTATGCTGATCGAATTATTCCGACTGAAGATAAAGAAATCTCCAAAGAGATGCAACGTTTAATGAAGAAAAAAGGAGTTAAACTGGTAACTAGTGCGAAAGTACTTCCAGAAACACTCGTAAAGGATAATGGTGTGCGCATAAGCGCT comes from the Neobacillus sp. PS2-9 genome and includes:
- a CDS encoding sigma-54-dependent Fis family transcriptional regulator, coding for MQNVMIVGAGKGGTAILKILKESEVLRVAVVIDRNEDAPGILLAKKEGIQTGTSWKPFITENIDIIIEVTGNDAVFQELRDTKNKKTVLIPGSVAFLVSQLMEEKEELVQKHQNESYQQELIFNATNDGMLVIDNHGKVILFNKRAEEIMGVKKDQAIGKNVVDVIPTTRLPLILESRRIEANQEMVLSNERKIITTRIPIIEENGTLIGAFAVFKDITEVVNLAEEITDLKEIQTMLQAIIHSSDDAISVVDENGRGILINPAYTRITGLTQEQVIGKPATADISEGESMHMKVLQTRRAVRGTPMRVGPNKREVIVNVAPIIVKGKLKGSVGVIHDMSEIKSLNRELNRARQLIRKLEAKYTFEDIIGHSEEMMLAIEQAKLGAKTPATVLLRGESGTGKELFAHAIHNASDRKYNKFIRVNCAAISETLLESELFGYEEGAFSGAVRGGKKGFFEEANNGSIFLDEIGELSANTQAKLLRVLQENEITRVGGTKPISINVRVIAATNVNLEKGIASGSFREDLYYRLNRMPIHIPPLRKRKKEIPVLCARLILKINRDYGRNVEGVTPAALFQLMGYDWPGNVRELENILGRAIIFMKYNETLIDVHHLPELQNKKGTVHSQTNSKESFTLGQSLSDLLEDYEAKIIQQTLTRLNGNKTVTAKTLGLSVRNLYYKLDKYNIEKNSMQ
- the yqiS gene encoding phosphate butyryltransferase; the protein is MLLDSLIEKATREGTNTVAVAAAEDVEVIEAILDAVNRNLARFILFGDQNKIKSLLEMKKYDDRGNNSLKIVHTNSTMDSAALAVKAVFQKEADVLMKGNLPTNFILKAVLNKEFGLRTGNVLSHVAFFEIPGYERFTIVTDAAMNIAPDLQQKAQIINNAVSLAKCIGIETPKVAPLAAVEVVNPAMQATVDAASLTMMNKRGQIPGCIVDGPLALDNAVSVSAAEHKGIQSEVAGHADILLVPTIEVGNVLYKSLIYFAKAKVGAVIAGAKAPIVLTSRADSAESKLYSLALALCCVAK
- the lpdA gene encoding dihydrolipoyl dehydrogenase; translation: MAQEYDLVILGGGTGGYVAAIRASQLGLKTAIVEKGKLGGTCLHQGCIPSKALLRSAEVFATAKHSENFGVVTGDVSVDFGRVQERKNKIIDQLHKGVQHLMKQGKVDVFHGIGRILGPSIFSPMPGTISVEMNNGDDNEMLLPKNVIVATGSRPRTLPGLEIDGEYVMSSDEALQLEALPSSIVIVGGGVIGIEWASMLSDFGVEVTVIEYADRIIPTEDKEISKEMQRLMKKKGVKLVTSAKVLPETLVKDNGVRISAEVKGEQKEFKAEKLLVSVGRQANTEGIGLENTEIQVEKGFVVTNEFFQTKESHIYAIGDVIGGLQLAHVASHEGIVAVEHIAGKDPSPFDYNLVSKCIYSNPEVSSVGITEEQAKENGHKVKIGKFSFKAIGKALVFGESDGFVKIVADEETNDILGVHMIGPHVTDMISEAGLAMVLDATPWEIAHTIHPHPSLSEAIGEAALAVDGKAIHS
- a CDS encoding YycC family protein; the encoded protein is MKPLQLSPETAIKLSKQLNVPLEQLMHMPQHILIQKLMELEKKQENK
- a CDS encoding DUF2627 domain-containing protein, which encodes MKRIIALAILVIPGIFAALGIKLMRDMTFGILQAPFPFLLLQFIVGLLFFIGGLGFVAGFIFHRDRKRNKVQPKFKK
- a CDS encoding glycerophosphodiester phosphodiesterase yields the protein MTQIFAHRGYSASFAENTMGAFYEAEKAGADGIELDVQLTKDGEIVVIHDEKVDRTTSGTGFVKDFLYKEIRNLNANHKGLKKEPIPSLIEVLEWMRTNKLVCNIELKNGLIPYEGMEEKVVQLVRRYGLADRIIISSFNHYSIVYSYRIAPEIETAPLFIEGIYMPWIYSQSIRARGIHPKHSSMSDNIIMNTMDNGIAVRPYTVNKDVDMHRFFNINCTAIITDDPVKALRIRKQYEKRP
- the buk gene encoding butyrate kinase yields the protein MLDKEYRILIINPGSTSTKIGVFDNEVSIFEKTIRHDAEEIISYTNIIDQYEFRKNTILETLDKEGINISKLSAVCGRGGLLRPIEGGTYAVNDRMLEDLRAGFSGQHASNLGGIIAYEIASGLNIPSFIVDPVVVDELDQIARISGFSLIERKSIFHALNQKAVARRVAKDLGKKYTDLNLIVTHMGGGITVGIHKQGRVVDVNNGLHGDGPFSPERAGTVPAGDLVALCFSGEHYREEIMKKLVGQGGLVGYLGTNDAIKVEQRIEAGDQEAKLVYDAMAYQVAKEIGAASAVLSGKVDAIILTGGLAYGKGFVKSITDRINWIADVIVQPGENELQALAEGALRVLRGEEEVKTYPENFSTAKI
- the bcd gene encoding branched-chain amino acid dehydrogenase codes for the protein MEIFKYLETYDYEQVVFCQDKQSGLKAIIAIHDTTLGPALGGTRMWTYESEDAAIEDALRLAKGMTYKNAAAGLNLGGGKTVIIGDPRKDKNEEMFRAFGRYIQGLNGRYITAEDVGTTVADMDLIHEETDYVTGISPAFGSSGNPSPVTAYGVYRGMKAAAKAAFDSDSLEGKVIAVQGVGNVAYNLCRHLHEEGAKLIVTDINKEAVQRAVEEFGARAVDPNEIYSVECDIYAPCALGATINDDTIPQLKAKVIAGAANNQLKETRHGDLIHELGIIYAPDYVINAGGVINVADELYGYNRERALKKVEQLYTSIEKVIEISKRDGIPTYLAADRMVEERIERMRNSRSQFLQNGHHILSRRISR